Proteins encoded by one window of Chondromyces crocatus:
- a CDS encoding PhoH family protein gives MSDKEMEMSPSQGVRINAEVEVLDRSTLLTLAGPSNEHIRLIARVLGIESGIRGNTIFLAGEADRVALGERCLAEAAQLIRSGVVLEAQDYARGAQALRDEPGVTLRELFEDVVLITPRRRPITAKGLAQKRYIQAIRSHDLTFGIGPAGTGKTYLAMAMAVHALLERRVKRIILTRPAVEAGERLGFLPGDLAEKVNPYLRPLYDALHDMMDPDKAQGLVARGQIEVAPLAFMRGRTLNDCFVILDEAQNATSDQMRMFLTRLGYASRSVVTGDVTQIDLPHGARSGLAEARDLLGGIEGIALCSFTDVDVVRHPLVQKIIIAYERRDAEKAQSRSDGTRSSDSRLEPRSIDAQASAGSPSSDRQ, from the coding sequence ATGAGTGATAAAGAGATGGAGATGTCGCCGAGCCAAGGAGTACGCATCAACGCTGAGGTCGAGGTGCTCGATCGCTCGACCTTGCTGACACTGGCAGGACCAAGCAACGAGCACATTCGGCTCATCGCGCGTGTGCTGGGCATCGAGTCCGGAATTCGAGGGAACACGATCTTCCTCGCAGGTGAAGCCGACAGAGTCGCTCTCGGAGAGCGCTGTCTCGCAGAGGCGGCACAGCTCATCCGGAGCGGTGTCGTCTTGGAAGCTCAAGACTACGCTCGAGGAGCGCAAGCTTTGCGGGATGAACCGGGCGTCACTCTTCGTGAGCTCTTTGAAGACGTGGTTCTCATCACGCCGCGGCGACGTCCCATCACAGCCAAGGGATTGGCTCAGAAGCGATACATCCAAGCCATACGCAGTCACGATCTCACCTTTGGCATCGGCCCAGCTGGTACAGGCAAAACGTACCTGGCCATGGCAATGGCGGTACATGCTTTGCTGGAACGCAGGGTCAAGAGGATCATCCTCACACGGCCCGCTGTCGAAGCTGGTGAACGCTTGGGATTCTTGCCGGGAGATCTGGCGGAAAAAGTGAACCCGTACCTCCGCCCTCTCTACGATGCGCTGCATGACATGATGGATCCGGACAAAGCTCAGGGTCTGGTGGCGCGGGGGCAGATAGAGGTCGCGCCACTTGCTTTCATGCGCGGCCGCACGCTCAACGACTGCTTTGTGATCCTAGACGAGGCGCAAAATGCCACGAGCGATCAGATGAGAATGTTCTTGACCCGCCTCGGCTATGCCTCTCGTTCAGTCGTCACGGGCGATGTCACGCAGATCGACCTGCCCCATGGTGCCAGGAGCGGTTTGGCCGAAGCTCGTGACCTTCTTGGCGGCATCGAGGGAATCGCTCTTTGCTCGTTCACTGACGTGGATGTCGTTCGCCACCCTCTGGTGCAGAAGATCATCATTGCCTACGAGCGACGTGACGCGGAGAAAGCGCAGTCACGGTCCGATGGGACTCGCTCGTCAGATTCCCGGCTGGAGCCGAGAAGCATAGATGCCCAGGCGAGTGCAGGCTCGCCCAGCTCCGACCGCCAGTAG
- a CDS encoding porin, with the protein MAGWKDVFFIRSSNDLFRLYPMARLHLDMHSSFGPGLGERSGFRDETAPQVSFFARRIRLELGGDLLRRLSFMLGVDFGGQPLLNNDGSMSSGLARPGEDPTLAPPSWAPFQATGPVAVLANNWINYRALPFLNFMVGQFMAPYSLENMTSSNDTLFMERVLPIRAFIFPHHREIGLMAWGELPNRLAVYHVGIFSGDGPNRPGVDSLPAVIGRIYCRPFATTSEHLLARAQIGVSAMYAARDQARVGTDYPRISTGQFTTIWEPRYQDASGQTMRVIPSGAQRAVGGELWLPLRQFDFRSEVHYVDNHTREATEGAQLSNTERLGQLRGVGWYAALSLWLGDAQINGEPGLGSRPIQLAADQDASPRTALQLTGVVGGVHATYEGASRGGIPTLRSSMHGDGTQEAIDVMQYGVAATYWHTRHLRLMANYNIYQSPRGGTVSAVDQASSRPPSNSEQGAHLAHELGGRVAVQF; encoded by the coding sequence ATGGCAGGCTGGAAGGACGTCTTTTTCATTCGCTCTTCCAACGACCTCTTTCGTCTCTACCCCATGGCGCGCCTTCACCTCGACATGCACAGCTCATTCGGCCCCGGGCTGGGCGAGCGCTCTGGCTTTCGAGATGAAACGGCGCCACAGGTCAGCTTCTTTGCTCGCAGGATCAGGTTGGAGCTAGGTGGCGACCTCCTGAGGCGCCTTTCCTTCATGCTCGGCGTCGACTTCGGAGGACAGCCTCTCCTGAACAACGACGGTTCAATGAGCAGTGGTCTCGCACGACCCGGGGAGGATCCCACCCTGGCTCCGCCTTCATGGGCTCCTTTTCAAGCGACAGGTCCCGTGGCGGTGCTCGCGAACAACTGGATCAACTATCGGGCACTTCCGTTTCTCAACTTCATGGTCGGTCAGTTCATGGCGCCTTACTCGCTCGAGAACATGACCAGCAGCAACGACACGCTCTTCATGGAGCGTGTTCTTCCCATTCGAGCCTTCATTTTTCCTCATCACAGGGAGATCGGTCTCATGGCGTGGGGGGAGCTGCCCAACCGCCTCGCCGTCTATCACGTCGGCATCTTCTCGGGGGATGGCCCGAATCGTCCGGGGGTCGACAGTCTCCCCGCGGTGATCGGGCGCATCTACTGTCGCCCATTCGCGACGACGAGCGAGCACTTGCTGGCACGCGCGCAGATTGGTGTCAGCGCGATGTACGCTGCTCGAGACCAGGCTCGCGTAGGAACGGATTATCCGAGGATATCCACTGGACAGTTCACCACAATCTGGGAACCCCGCTATCAAGATGCGAGTGGGCAGACGATGAGGGTCATCCCTTCCGGTGCCCAGCGTGCGGTCGGTGGCGAGCTATGGCTGCCACTCCGACAGTTCGATTTTCGGTCGGAGGTTCACTATGTCGATAACCACACGCGCGAGGCGACGGAAGGGGCGCAGCTCAGCAACACAGAACGCTTGGGGCAACTGCGGGGAGTGGGATGGTATGCAGCTCTGTCTCTCTGGCTGGGCGATGCGCAGATCAATGGAGAGCCAGGACTCGGGTCTCGGCCCATTCAACTCGCAGCTGACCAGGACGCCTCCCCGCGCACGGCTCTGCAGTTGACAGGGGTCGTAGGCGGCGTGCATGCCACGTATGAAGGGGCCTCGCGGGGAGGCATACCCACCCTTCGCTCCTCCATGCATGGCGATGGGACGCAAGAAGCCATCGATGTGATGCAGTACGGCGTCGCGGCAACGTACTGGCACACCCGTCACCTTCGTCTCATGGCGAACTACAACATCTATCAGTCGCCTCGAGGTGGCACTGTCAGCGCGGTCGACCAAGCCTCGAGCCGTCCACCGTCGAACTCGGAGCAGGGGGCCCATCTAGCGCACGAGCTTGGGGGCCGCGTCGCCGTGCAGTTCTGA
- a CDS encoding transposase, whose amino-acid sequence MADHVHLLLSIPPKFSLTNTVRAVKGKSAIRIHWQSVRGNEA is encoded by the coding sequence ATGGCCGATCACGTGCATCTACTGCTGAGCATTCCGCCGAAGTTCAGCCTCACGAACACCGTGCGGGCTGTGAAAGGGAAATCGGCGATTCGAATTCACTGGCAGTCCGTGAGAGGGAACGAAGCCTGA
- a CDS encoding thymidine kinase: MFSGKTEELIRRLKRALLARQRVQAFKPRIDTRYDVTRIVSHGATAVDAIAVATSESLENRIVSDTEVVAIDEAQFFDVGIVDVCERLANRGLRVIAAGLDQDYLGRPFAPMPELMAIAEEVTKVRAVCAVCGRTASRSQRLISEATTVLVGGTESYEARCRACFVPRDAPRTML; this comes from the coding sequence ATGTTCAGCGGCAAGACCGAGGAGTTGATTCGTCGGCTCAAGCGCGCGCTCCTTGCTCGTCAACGAGTGCAAGCCTTCAAGCCGCGCATCGACACGCGCTACGACGTGACCCGCATCGTGAGCCATGGCGCGACCGCGGTCGACGCGATCGCTGTCGCTACCAGCGAGAGCCTAGAGAACCGTATCGTTTCGGATACCGAAGTGGTCGCCATCGACGAGGCTCAGTTTTTCGACGTAGGGATCGTGGATGTCTGTGAGCGACTCGCGAACCGTGGCCTCCGCGTCATCGCTGCGGGCCTCGATCAAGACTATCTGGGACGCCCTTTTGCGCCAATGCCGGAACTCATGGCGATAGCGGAAGAGGTGACGAAGGTTCGAGCTGTTTGTGCAGTATGCGGGAGAACTGCCAGTCGCTCGCAGCGGCTCATTTCTGAAGCGACGACTGTCCTCGTGGGCGGGACAGAGTCCTACGAGGCCCGTTGTCGCGCATGTTTCGTCCCGCGTGATGCCCCACGAACGATGCTGTGA
- the rpsQ gene encoding 30S ribosomal protein S17 gives MAKKSETKQGSPKAETTAVADGQKNLAPAQPGTTENSASGPSDVAKSHGFRRKLIGRVTSSKMQKTVVVEVVRNALDPVYKKYVRQRERYKAHDEQGQYKVGDRVEITEHRPISREKRWLVTKLIARPVEE, from the coding sequence ATGGCCAAGAAGAGTGAGACCAAGCAAGGATCACCCAAGGCGGAAACGACCGCCGTGGCTGATGGCCAGAAGAATCTCGCGCCTGCTCAGCCCGGAACCACGGAGAATTCTGCCTCCGGGCCGAGCGATGTCGCGAAATCGCACGGTTTCCGACGCAAGCTCATTGGTCGCGTGACCAGCAGCAAGATGCAGAAGACGGTGGTCGTCGAGGTCGTACGAAACGCTCTCGACCCCGTCTACAAGAAGTACGTGCGGCAGCGCGAGCGTTACAAGGCCCATGATGAGCAGGGTCAATACAAGGTAGGAGATCGAGTCGAAATCACAGAGCATCGCCCGATCTCGCGAGAGAAGCGCTGGCTGGTGACGAAGCTGATTGCTCGACCGGTGGAGGAGTAA
- the rplV gene encoding 50S ribosomal protein L22 translates to MVSKASARFSRIAPRKARMIADLVRGRDAAEAIQLLSFTQKSGAPILRKIIESAVANARQGGADVDSLFVSKAAVDKAPNKFNRRWRPRAMGRATRVTKGVSHIVIELSERK, encoded by the coding sequence ATGGTAAGCAAAGCCAGTGCGAGGTTCTCGCGGATCGCGCCGCGCAAAGCGCGGATGATCGCGGATCTCGTCCGCGGTCGTGATGCGGCCGAAGCCATCCAACTCCTCTCCTTCACTCAGAAGAGTGGCGCTCCGATCTTGCGAAAGATCATCGAGAGCGCAGTCGCAAATGCTCGGCAAGGCGGTGCCGATGTCGATTCGCTCTTTGTCAGCAAAGCTGCGGTTGACAAGGCGCCGAATAAATTCAACCGGCGGTGGCGGCCTCGCGCCATGGGCCGAGCGACACGTGTCACGAAAGGCGTGTCGCACATCGTCATCGAGCTCAGCGAACGAAAGTAG
- a CDS encoding penicillin-binding transpeptidase domain-containing protein, translated as MRQWIAIGAAVGLVAVTLPLLRGQDEKLSALLSKGEAADGPQITRLVTPPPLTALDLSRIDDRGEVATAQAHGGRSAELTVTPKYQRAAMGFMRSGRVPEGAVVMTDIRTGDVLAWASYVDEGKLHDIASEATAPSASVFKVVTGAALIEAGLTPSTKQCYSGGEHSIRAADMVDNKRRDKYCATLTQAMGRSINTVFARLAAKNLERSKLIDMAERLGWGKDIPFDTPVATSHLNIPEDELGFARTAAGFWNTTLSPFQGANLATTVANGGEMIRLRVVKSVKDESGEIYRGSMGRQVLNRAMSEETAQAVTSMMEDTVDNGTSYRSFHDKSGRPYLPGIRVAGKTGTLTKPTPEGPFYTWFVGFAPSRKPEVAISVLVANGAKWRVKATNVACDMLRVYFADKGVPGVSNPNERVGSTAQR; from the coding sequence ATGCGTCAGTGGATCGCCATCGGAGCTGCGGTAGGCCTCGTGGCCGTGACCCTTCCGCTACTGCGAGGGCAGGATGAGAAACTCTCGGCACTACTCTCCAAAGGGGAAGCGGCTGATGGTCCTCAAATCACTCGACTCGTCACTCCACCACCTTTGACGGCGCTCGACTTGAGTCGCATCGACGATCGGGGGGAGGTGGCCACGGCGCAAGCTCACGGCGGCAGGTCTGCTGAGCTGACTGTCACGCCAAAGTATCAACGAGCAGCGATGGGGTTCATGCGCAGTGGGCGCGTGCCGGAAGGTGCTGTCGTCATGACGGACATCAGGACCGGAGATGTGCTGGCATGGGCAAGCTACGTGGATGAAGGCAAACTCCATGACATCGCCTCGGAAGCCACAGCACCGTCCGCAAGTGTATTCAAGGTCGTCACGGGCGCAGCGCTCATAGAGGCTGGTCTTACTCCAAGCACCAAGCAATGTTACTCGGGCGGGGAGCATTCGATTCGCGCAGCCGACATGGTCGACAACAAGCGGCGCGACAAGTATTGCGCGACACTCACCCAGGCGATGGGGCGTAGCATCAACACGGTGTTTGCTCGCTTGGCTGCGAAGAATCTCGAGCGGAGCAAGCTCATCGACATGGCGGAGCGGCTTGGATGGGGGAAGGACATTCCTTTCGACACGCCGGTAGCGACCAGCCATCTCAACATCCCGGAGGACGAGCTCGGCTTCGCTCGTACGGCAGCAGGCTTCTGGAACACAACCTTGTCGCCCTTTCAGGGAGCCAACCTTGCGACCACGGTCGCCAACGGCGGGGAAATGATTCGACTCCGGGTCGTCAAGAGCGTCAAGGACGAGTCTGGTGAGATCTACCGTGGATCGATGGGACGACAGGTTCTCAACAGGGCGATGAGCGAGGAAACGGCTCAAGCCGTGACGTCGATGATGGAGGACACTGTCGATAACGGGACGAGCTACCGCTCCTTCCATGACAAGAGTGGGCGTCCTTATCTGCCCGGCATTCGTGTTGCCGGCAAGACGGGAACGTTGACGAAGCCGACTCCCGAGGGGCCGTTCTACACTTGGTTTGTGGGTTTTGCCCCGAGCCGAAAGCCGGAAGTGGCCATTTCGGTGCTCGTCGCAAATGGTGCCAAATGGCGCGTCAAGGCAACGAACGTTGCGTGTGACATGCTGCGGGTCTACTTCGCCGACAAGGGAGTCCCCGGTGTGTCCAATCCCAATGAGCGCGTCGGGTCGACCGCGCAGCGCTGA
- the rplN gene encoding 50S ribosomal protein L14 translates to MIQVSTHLEVADNSGARVVKCIKVLGGSRRKYAALGDVIVVSIKEAMPGTKVKKGDTARAVVVRTAREYLRSDGSYIKFDTNSAVLINKEKEPIGTRIFGPVARELRAKKFMKIISLAPEVL, encoded by the coding sequence ATGATTCAGGTCTCTACCCATCTCGAGGTTGCTGATAACTCGGGTGCACGGGTCGTCAAGTGCATCAAGGTCCTCGGTGGCTCTCGACGAAAGTATGCCGCGCTCGGAGACGTGATCGTCGTCTCGATCAAAGAGGCGATGCCAGGAACCAAGGTCAAGAAAGGCGACACTGCGCGTGCAGTGGTCGTCCGTACGGCCCGTGAGTACCTGCGATCAGACGGCAGCTACATCAAGTTCGATACGAACAGCGCCGTACTGATCAACAAAGAAAAAGAGCCGATTGGGACCCGAATCTTCGGGCCAGTTGCTCGTGAACTTCGTGCGAAGAAGTTCATGAAGATCATTTCGCTTGCGCCGGAGGTGCTGTGA
- the rpmC gene encoding 50S ribosomal protein L29: MKAKDLRERTTEHLVELERTLAGEVFQSRFKNFTNRLNDTASIRKARRDLARVKTILTERAGISEGQTQAAEDKA, translated from the coding sequence ATGAAGGCCAAAGATTTGCGTGAGCGCACCACGGAGCATCTGGTCGAGCTGGAAAGAACGCTTGCGGGCGAGGTCTTTCAATCTCGGTTCAAGAATTTCACCAATCGTCTGAACGACACGGCGAGCATTCGAAAGGCTCGCCGCGATCTGGCACGGGTGAAGACGATTCTCACTGAACGCGCTGGCATCAGTGAAGGTCAGACTCAAGCAGCGGAAGATAAGGCGTAG
- the rplX gene encoding 50S ribosomal protein L24: MQRLKVGDLVQVISGKDRGKQGRIVRLLLDDNKAVVEGVNMVTRHQRPSPQNQEGGKVTKEAAIHVCKLMPVDPATGKPTRVKIRVADDGKPQRVAKSGSAITQG; this comes from the coding sequence ATGCAGCGACTCAAAGTGGGCGATTTGGTCCAGGTCATCAGTGGTAAGGACCGAGGCAAGCAGGGCAGAATTGTCCGCTTGCTCCTTGATGACAACAAAGCTGTCGTCGAGGGAGTCAACATGGTGACTCGCCATCAGCGTCCCAGCCCTCAGAATCAGGAGGGGGGAAAGGTCACCAAGGAAGCTGCGATCCACGTGTGCAAGCTGATGCCGGTCGATCCTGCCACTGGGAAGCCGACCCGTGTCAAGATCCGTGTGGCTGACGACGGTAAACCCCAAAGAGTCGCGAAGAGCGGCTCCGCAATCACTCAAGGCTGA
- the rplE gene encoding 50S ribosomal protein L5: protein MPEGYVPRLRQHYRQSVVPALSKRFGYANPMMVPRLEKVVLNMGLGSAVQNPKVIDSAVEDLRAVSGQKPVVTRARKSIATFKLRENLPIGVMVTLRAERMWEFIDRLIAFSLPRVRDFKGVSPKGFDGKGNFTMGLREQIIFPEIDYDKIDVVKGMNISFVTTARTDEEGRALLTELGIPFRH, encoded by the coding sequence CTGCCGGAAGGATACGTTCCGCGCCTACGGCAGCACTATCGGCAGAGCGTGGTTCCGGCTCTCTCGAAACGATTCGGCTACGCGAACCCGATGATGGTTCCGCGTCTCGAGAAGGTCGTTTTGAACATGGGGTTGGGGTCTGCCGTGCAGAACCCCAAGGTCATTGATTCGGCCGTTGAGGACCTTCGCGCAGTATCCGGCCAGAAGCCGGTTGTGACGAGAGCGCGGAAGTCGATCGCTACATTCAAGTTGAGAGAGAATCTACCGATCGGTGTAATGGTCACTCTCCGTGCCGAACGGATGTGGGAGTTCATTGATCGTCTCATCGCTTTCTCGTTGCCTCGTGTGCGCGACTTCAAGGGCGTGAGCCCGAAGGGGTTTGACGGAAAAGGCAACTTCACGATGGGTTTGCGAGAGCAAATCATTTTTCCGGAGATCGACTACGACAAGATCGATGTCGTGAAGGGAATGAATATTTCCTTTGTCACGACTGCTCGGACCGATGAAGAGGGACGGGCGTTGCTCACCGAACTCGGGATCCCGTTCAGGCACTGA
- the rplP gene encoding 50S ribosomal protein L16: protein MLSPKRTKFRKMQKGRVRGIAHVGSDVSFGDFGLQALAPARITARQIEAARMAIQRHVKRAGKLWIRVFPDHPVTKKPLEVRMGGGKGAPEEWCALIKPGRIMYEISGVAEDVAREAFRLASHKLPMDCKFLVRGLQ, encoded by the coding sequence ATGCTATCTCCCAAGAGAACCAAGTTTCGCAAGATGCAGAAGGGGCGTGTGCGTGGCATCGCCCATGTCGGGAGTGACGTGTCGTTCGGCGATTTTGGGCTCCAGGCCCTCGCGCCGGCGCGCATCACTGCTCGGCAGATTGAGGCGGCACGTATGGCAATCCAGCGCCACGTGAAGCGCGCCGGGAAGCTCTGGATCCGCGTCTTTCCTGATCACCCTGTGACAAAGAAGCCGCTCGAGGTCCGAATGGGTGGGGGAAAGGGTGCGCCCGAGGAATGGTGCGCGCTCATCAAGCCAGGGCGGATCATGTACGAGATCAGTGGCGTTGCCGAGGACGTGGCCAGAGAGGCATTCCGGCTCGCTTCGCACAAGCTCCCGATGGACTGCAAATTTCTAGTCCGCGGCCTCCAGTGA
- the rpsC gene encoding 30S ribosomal protein S3, whose protein sequence is MGQKTHPYGFRVGVIKTWSSKWYEDGSAYTKWLHQDIRIKRAIKHYLYNANIAGVEIERAANRAKVVVFTARPGMVIGKGGKGIETLKGGNIGTAAKGESLFPGVTSFTDNEVFIDVQEVRKAETNAQLVAENIATQLERRIAFRRAMKKAVSTAMKFGAKGIRVRCAGRLGGSEMSRVETYREGRVPLHTLRADIEFGLAEAKTKVGIIGVKVWIFKGEVLQRKARRIQ, encoded by the coding sequence ATGGGACAGAAGACCCACCCGTATGGCTTCCGCGTCGGTGTAATCAAGACGTGGAGTAGCAAGTGGTACGAAGACGGCTCGGCATATACGAAATGGCTTCACCAAGACATTCGTATCAAGCGAGCCATCAAGCACTATCTCTACAACGCCAACATTGCCGGCGTTGAGATTGAGCGCGCGGCCAACAGGGCGAAAGTCGTCGTGTTCACGGCTCGTCCAGGGATGGTGATTGGCAAGGGCGGAAAAGGGATAGAGACGCTGAAGGGCGGCAATATCGGGACCGCCGCCAAAGGCGAGAGCCTATTCCCGGGCGTGACCTCATTCACGGACAACGAGGTCTTCATCGATGTCCAAGAGGTCCGAAAGGCCGAAACGAACGCACAGCTGGTGGCGGAGAACATCGCAACCCAGCTCGAGCGACGGATCGCATTTCGGCGCGCCATGAAGAAGGCCGTTTCCACGGCGATGAAGTTTGGAGCCAAAGGAATCCGCGTCCGCTGCGCAGGCCGTCTAGGCGGCAGCGAGATGAGCCGTGTCGAGACGTACCGCGAAGGGCGAGTTCCTCTTCACACGCTGCGTGCGGACATCGAGTTCGGCCTCGCCGAGGCGAAGACGAAGGTCGGGATCATCGGCGTGAAGGTCTGGATCTTCAAGGGCGAGGTCCTCCAGCGTAAGGCGCGCAGGATTCAGTAG
- a CDS encoding BamA/TamA family outer membrane protein produces MVIVDNTDDANGFARAVPYNQITLFVTAPDDLSTLSDYDDWYLGLQTHEFTHVAHIDNISGIPAIINAILGKTYSPNQLQPRWIIEGLAVVHESRHSSGGRMRSSLFDMFLRADVLEGRIASLDQVSSVPFRWPQGNVWYLYGSRFLGWISDVYGRDTMRAVSADYGAALLPWGINRAIRRATGKTYVELYDGWKAHLRRLYQEQITEVQRRGLREGVRLTHHGMTVHYPRFVPSSARVTGEDEVIYYRADGDARSGLYRLSLPASSSRGATHEVLVARTNGSSSAAFSPDGDLVFSSTVPWKTFYHRSELISLPRDETAPTGLESVRRQLTRGLRAAYPDVSPDGRYITYCTNDRGTRYLQLARIGPDGELLDRRTLVSSAQFDQAYTPRFSPDGKSLAYSVWTAGGYRDIRLVDVMSGEVHQVTRDRAVDMTPVWAPDGRTLYFASDRTGISNIYAYDVSTAELQQVTNVRTGAFQPAVSPDGKTLVYVGYTSAGYDLYRMPLDAAQFLPALRAPEERPDPLPEPASVAMVRKRYNPLTTIAPRAYTLGTQPGKFGGTAVRLEAMGYDAVGNHSIEAVLTAETAAPAPDFLLSYTYGRLPVDLSLRLSQTMSPRGDYRISGEQRPYVERTSGLGASVGFPIRSEFVGQNMSVSFTSATSSASLPVRGDLDPYESRTILPDRGQVNVLRLGYSLSTTEGGYRTAGATRGISFSTALEYIGPATGTRYETYALSSGLTGYLSMPWPGHHTVALRVAGAVSGGSYPRGSTYVVGGYQAEQLAVDNLLSSIFNNTFTLRGYEAGAFAGRAYFTQTVEYRAPLIQPDLGLSTLPIYLRRIDAALFMDYGGAFDRFDFDSLRLFHKGSLLYSPQLHTSVGGELWLNLNLGYVISSQFRLGYARGFSEGALEGGQFYFVSTNAF; encoded by the coding sequence ATGGTGATCGTCGACAACACCGACGACGCAAATGGTTTTGCGCGGGCCGTTCCCTACAACCAGATCACGCTCTTCGTGACAGCCCCGGACGATCTCTCGACACTGAGTGACTACGATGATTGGTATCTCGGGCTACAGACGCACGAGTTCACGCACGTCGCTCATATCGATAACATCTCCGGGATCCCTGCGATCATCAATGCAATCCTGGGCAAGACCTACTCGCCCAATCAATTGCAGCCTAGATGGATCATCGAGGGGCTGGCCGTGGTTCACGAAAGTCGCCACTCCAGCGGTGGCCGGATGAGGTCGAGTCTCTTCGACATGTTTCTGCGCGCTGACGTCCTCGAGGGGCGCATCGCCAGCCTGGATCAAGTGTCGAGCGTTCCCTTTCGCTGGCCTCAAGGAAACGTCTGGTACCTCTACGGGTCCAGGTTTCTTGGATGGATATCTGATGTGTATGGTCGCGACACGATGCGGGCTGTGTCGGCAGACTATGGTGCAGCGCTACTTCCATGGGGAATCAATCGTGCGATCCGTCGCGCGACAGGAAAGACATACGTCGAACTCTACGATGGCTGGAAGGCTCATCTGCGGCGGCTTTACCAGGAACAGATCACGGAGGTGCAGCGTAGAGGGCTTCGAGAGGGGGTGCGCCTCACGCACCACGGCATGACGGTACATTATCCGCGTTTTGTGCCATCGAGCGCACGTGTCACAGGCGAAGATGAGGTCATCTATTACCGTGCTGACGGCGATGCGCGTAGTGGACTGTATCGATTGTCACTGCCTGCATCCTCGTCACGAGGCGCAACCCACGAAGTGCTCGTTGCGAGGACGAATGGATCGTCGTCGGCAGCATTCTCCCCGGATGGTGACCTGGTTTTCTCCTCGACGGTTCCCTGGAAGACTTTCTATCACCGGAGTGAGCTCATCAGCCTCCCCCGCGACGAGACGGCTCCCACCGGCCTCGAATCGGTCCGGCGCCAGCTCACGCGAGGGCTTCGTGCCGCCTATCCCGACGTGAGTCCCGATGGTCGGTACATCACATACTGCACCAACGATCGAGGAACACGATATCTGCAGCTTGCACGGATAGGACCGGACGGAGAGCTGCTTGATAGGCGAACTCTCGTGTCCAGTGCTCAGTTCGACCAGGCGTATACCCCAAGGTTTTCGCCGGACGGCAAATCGCTAGCTTACAGCGTATGGACTGCCGGAGGGTATCGGGACATCAGGCTCGTGGACGTGATGAGCGGAGAGGTTCATCAGGTGACGCGAGACAGAGCTGTGGACATGACGCCAGTCTGGGCACCTGACGGCAGAACCCTCTACTTTGCCTCTGATCGGACCGGGATCTCCAACATCTACGCCTACGACGTTTCGACGGCCGAGTTGCAGCAAGTGACCAATGTTCGGACCGGAGCTTTCCAACCGGCGGTGAGCCCGGACGGCAAGACACTGGTCTATGTAGGGTACACGTCTGCGGGATACGATCTGTACAGGATGCCTCTCGATGCAGCGCAGTTCTTGCCTGCGCTACGTGCACCTGAGGAGCGCCCTGATCCCTTGCCCGAGCCGGCCTCGGTTGCAATGGTCCGGAAGCGCTATAATCCCCTGACGACCATTGCGCCTCGGGCCTACACGCTGGGTACGCAGCCCGGAAAATTTGGCGGTACAGCGGTTCGGCTCGAAGCAATGGGGTATGATGCCGTTGGAAATCACTCGATTGAGGCGGTGCTCACTGCCGAGACGGCGGCGCCGGCGCCAGATTTTCTGCTGAGCTATACCTATGGCCGACTGCCGGTGGATCTGAGCCTCAGGCTGAGTCAGACGATGTCTCCACGTGGTGATTATCGCATCAGTGGTGAGCAGCGGCCCTACGTCGAGCGAACCAGCGGACTGGGTGCAAGCGTTGGTTTCCCCATCCGGAGTGAGTTCGTGGGCCAGAACATGTCGGTGTCGTTCACTTCAGCGACATCGTCAGCCTCACTGCCCGTCAGAGGCGATCTCGACCCCTACGAGTCGCGTACGATCCTGCCGGACCGGGGGCAGGTCAACGTGCTGCGCCTTGGTTATTCTCTGTCCACCACCGAGGGAGGATATCGCACGGCGGGAGCGACCCGGGGAATCTCGTTCAGCACTGCGCTGGAGTACATCGGCCCTGCAACCGGAACACGGTATGAAACGTATGCGCTGTCGAGTGGTCTCACGGGCTATCTCTCGATGCCTTGGCCCGGGCACCACACCGTCGCGCTCCGGGTCGCCGGCGCCGTGTCGGGAGGCTCCTACCCCAGAGGATCCACCTATGTCGTTGGCGGCTACCAGGCCGAGCAGCTCGCTGTCGACAACCTCTTGTCGAGCATCTTCAACAACACGTTCACGCTTCGAGGTTATGAAGCCGGGGCGTTCGCAGGGCGGGCCTACTTCACACAGACGGTTGAATACCGAGCGCCGCTCATCCAGCCCGATCTGGGGCTATCTACACTGCCGATTTATCTGCGACGCATCGATGCCGCGCTATTCATGGATTATGGTGGCGCCTTCGACAGGTTCGACTTCGACTCTCTTCGACTGTTTCACAAGGGTTCACTCCTTTACTCTCCACAGCTTCATACCTCCGTCGGGGGGGAGCTATGGCTGAATCTGAACCTGGGCTATGTGATCTCGTCACAATTTCGTCTTGGGTACGCTCGAGGCTTCAGCGAGGGAGCCCTGGAAGGAGGACAGTTCTACTTCGTCTCCACGAACGCATTCTGA